In the genome of Pagrus major chromosome 17, Pma_NU_1.0, the window CTGGATGATCAATACACTGTTGACAGAAAAGAGGTAGAGGAAGAGGGTCAGATCCCAAGttcacagaggaagacagagacagtTAAGCCTGACGTTTGAGTGCACCGTAATAATGGATGATGTTACTCACTTTGGCAGACTCGCGAACGACCACTGCTGTGATGACTCCTGAGTACGACAAGACTCACATCGATACTCCAACTGGCTCTTCTGCAGGAGGGAACAGGAGCAAGAGGCAGGTTTTAGTTTCACTTTTCTTATGACAAACATTAATATTTGGTGGTGAGTGAGGACgaaaaaaaatctcagtaaATGAGCAGATGTGCAACTTACTTCCAGGTAATTCTGCAGACACTGGCTCACTGAGCCTCTACATGTGATGTCCAGGGACAGGTTTAAGCAATCCTCGACCCTCCTGGATTGCATGCCACATCTGCACAATAAAGGGACAATTCAAATTAAAACGCACGGCTACAGAAATCATGAGAATACATCCTGATTGAACGACCTGGAACAAAGTCATGCATATAGTCAACATCAGGAATTTCTCCACTGTTGGTAATAATACAAGTTTGTGGCTCTGAGTTCATACCTCATGCAGGTCCTGGTACTCAACATCTGGAAAGCTATGTGAGCATCTACGGGGCAGGTGTAGCTCATGCCCATGTTGAATGCTGCTTGGTACAGATCTACAGACAGAGACTTCATCTCATTCAGCACACAGCTGAGGAACTCAAACGCGTCCtgcagagaaatgcacagaACAAAGAGCTTCAGAAGGGGCAAATTTGACTACGTGCGGTACTATGCTgtgtgttgtaaataaaaagacGGACCTTCTGCCTATTGTCATTAAACTCGTAGTTCGACTCAGCAATATTTCCTTTAAATGCAGAGAGGacaatttttttcttcatcttgtcGCTGGAGAAATGGCAGAGTTCAACTTTCTCAAACAAACTGGAGACaacaaaagaggaaagaatGGAAGATATGAGAGATGTGTATATTGTTAGTATTTGCGGCTAGCAGAGAAACCAAAGAAtgatctgtgtgagtgtgtgcggaGATGCTTCACCTCATAAGCTGAGACTGGGGATGAAAACTCCACACCCTCTGCTGATTGTGGACCTCCTGCATGAAATGAGTCAACGTCAGGAGGCCTTGCAGGGTGGAGTTCATGTAGCAAGTCTGGGCGAGGTTGGGGAGCCTTAAACGCAACAAGACAGAGGAGCAACGTTAGACTGGAGCTCATTTACAagtagaaaaacaataaatgaacgttcagtgtgtgtatatgagtCTCTTTGCAGGTGCTTACCCGAGGCAGACAAGCTCCTCTCTGGAGAGGGGTTTTCTGCTGGCTGAGGGACTTTCAAATATTGATGCCGACATGCTGGTGTTTGATTCGGCCTGTTGACTCCCACCGTGACCTATCGGGGTGAACGGCCTGTATTTAAGAGCATCAGAGGGGAGGATGTCTTCGATGAACACAGCCTTCTGGGCCTTTAGGTTTGAGTCGGTCTTCACGGACTTGACATTTAAATCCGTCTTTGTAGACTCGAGGTTCGAGTTTGTTGTCACAGATGGATATCTTCTGTCAACACTGTTGGATACATCTTCATTCTGGGGCTGTGGCTCAGTTGCAGCCAAGGCTATACTGTCAGGAGTGGGTGAAGCCTCCTGGACACCAGCTTCTTCACCCTGAAACTCTTTGATCGTGTCAACACTGGTGATAAAGGAAAATACAGATGGTTACTCTACTGTCTGGTCCAGTCCAACCATTGAAACCAATTGAGGATATTTGGAATATAATCAATTCAAAGAGCATAATAGGCATACCTCTTTTCTGTAGCAGAAGATGgcaggtttgtgttttctgccaCCACTTCTTTTACAGGAGTCTGCTGTGTGGTCCTCTTACGGCCGACCACCCTATGCAACCAGGAAATCTTCTTAGCCTTCTTCTTGGGAGCCTCAGTTAGGGCTGAGACTGTGCTGGCAGAGGTGGTAGGAGTGTTGGGGACCACAGGGACTTGTTTTGGGTCCTTCTCAGCAATGACACTGGTAATCAAGAGAAAATACAGATGTTACTCTACCGTCTGGTCCAGTCAAACCAATGAAACCAAGAACCAATGAAATGAAACCAAGAGGGTGAACAATACACAGTAAGATGAATAACAATTTAATATTCAAGATTCAACTAAAACTCAAGGCAAAGCTTTAGTCAGTGGAGGATAAAGTATTTAGATAATTTCATTAAGTTAAAGTAATGTGAAAGtaaagtaagaaaaaatgaaTTTCCCTTCTGTAGGGTAAAATAACAAAGTAgcctaaaatgaaaatacttcagtaaaagtacctcGAAAATGTACGCATCTTGAGTTGAGTAGATGTACtaagttactttccaccactggccTAGTTTAGGTGGACGATTACTCAAATCGTCAGCTTAAGTCAAAGCATGAATTTgccaacataaaatgaaaagacCTGCATTTGAAATGTTCTTACTGCAGAACAAAGTTGCTAAGTTGGTAATACAACACAAACGAGTGTAAGAGTTTGCATCAAAACAGCTTCATAACCCATTCATcattatttctttatgttattattaataGACTGAAATACATTTAGAAACTTCAATTTCAATTGAGGATATTCAATATCAATAATGAATTCAAAGACCATAATAGGCATATGTAACACATATGTTAAAAGAGGTAACACATACCTCTTTTTTGTAGCAGAAGATGGCAGGTTTGTGGCTTCTGCCACCACTTCTTTTACAGGAGTCTGCTGTGTCGTCTTCTTACGGCTGACCAACCTATGCAACCAGGAAGTCCACTTAGTTTTCTTCTTGGGAGCCTCAGTTGGGGTTGGGACCGTGATGGTAGAGGTGGTAGGAGTGTTGGGGACCCCAGGGACTTGTTTTGGGTCCTTCTCAACAACACTGGTAATTAAGAGAAAATACAGATGATTATTCAACTGTGTACTGGAGTGAAAAAGCCATTGATGTCTCAGAGcacagctgttgactgctgttAAACATATTACTGGCTTTACTTTTACTACAAAAGTAATCTgcaatctgtcaaaataatcacaaaatgatttttgaCCATCTAGTGCAGCCCTAGACTGAATCTATGACTCTATCCTTGTGTAAATTATCTGGACTTTTATACAATATTTAGAAAATTATGACAAAAAGTGAGTGTGTATCTATTTCCTatcaaaataattaatgaaaCAACATACAAAATACCATAAAGAAtgaaatgaatataaataaattatagGAATAAAATTATGAGGCATTATCTTACCTCTTCTGTGGGTTGGAGCTTGGCTCGTCTCCAACTTCCACTCTATCTTGAGGTTTTTCctgttaaaaatacacaaaaacatacacgATTAAATATGACAGACACATGAACAGCtgcttcacagaaaaatataattaaaaaacacaaagattgtCGAAATTCAGAGCCAGTTCTTTCAATGCACACACTAAAACAGTTTAGGAAATAAACGCATACCTGTTTTCGTCTGCGACGTCCACAAGACATCTTTGTGGTGACTGGAAATTTTCTCAATACTAAATCATCTTTGTTAAGTTTCTGAAAAGCACTTGTCTATCTGGCTGTGATATCCAGTAAAGTACAATCttaagtatttctgattctgatattcAAGGTCTGTTTGCAAATGAGTGAATATCTGCTGTAATCTAAAGATGACAGTTTAGAATGTTGCCCCGTCTCCATGAAGCTACATGGAATCATGTCAAAGCGATGGATTTTCAAATAAATTACAATCAGTCCATCCAGTGAGaatttcaaaaacaaataaacaacttaataacattacttttaatttacaaaatatgCTACCAACTgcagatttgttgttgtttttgatgttACAAAAGTATTTATTCTATAATATCCAAATTATACAATATACCTGAAAACAATGTAGTGACCTGGCTGCCATAGTTATACATGTTAGATCTGCGGCAGACTTGAGAGCAGATATTGAATCTAatttaatgcaattttttttatatttcaggaTCCTTTCACTTTGTGAAAATATCTGTGTaatctttttaaatttattGTAGAGCAAGAAAAACTTCATGGGTGGTTGGCATGtagtattaaaaataatgataatacattttattcatatagcccTTTTCGTGACACTCAAAGACACCTTactaaatgacatttaaaaagtacattttaaaaggagCCCAACACATTGAAAACATATCGCAAAACAACATCATCAGGCAATGAACAATCATTAAGTATTTTTTACGCTAAAATGTGCAGGTTACCCAtggaaagacaagaaaaaacactAATTTTTAGGGTTGTATTTTCAGTTTACAAGCCCAACATGCAAACTCACCAAAAAATCTGATTATTGTGTGTAGACCTACTGCAAAAGTCCCTAAAGCAGCAGGTTATTTCATCTCCCCTCAAAAGAAATCGTCTTCCATGCcatcttaaagcaacattatgcagaaaTTGCCATTCTGTacaatttggcgccccccacagtttcttaGTGCAACACCACCATTGTTAATACAAACCCCAGGTTTCTGTAACactttgtcagatgtaatgtaggtcctaactacaaacaaaactcattatgtcataacaatgttatatCTTAacaacttgtatcttgaagtaaacatgtatgtaacactgtgatcctcagtgttgtataaagcACCCCAaagttgtacttgagtaaaagtcaagatattgtgttaaagttttactttggtaaaagtgaacttaagtatcaaaggtacaagtaaaagtaaattatacacatGTTCACATGTATGCGTATTgcgtatactgtatactatgggtgGATCGATTACCGCCCTGGCCAATCATCAGATcttagcttcttttttttccatctgattttcgataaaataagttaatttaaacatgctctgatgctgcatgttatctgaaaagtaactaaagaGTACAATATTGGCATCCAGAATGTTGTGGAGTGGAGTataaagtaccagaaaatggaaatacttgagtgcagtacaagtacctcaaaattgtacttaagtacggTACTTAGTTACGTTCCATCCCTGGTGATcctacacagtgcagaaacaagtgatggacGGTGGAGTGGCTGTGATACTATTCACgctgttacaagacactgtaccatcacaatgattttgaagctgttattttaaggtaaaaaagttacatattgttgctttaaattgaTGGAATAAATTGTAATGAACATACACTTGGTTAACTTACCTAATTGGATATCTCACATCAGCTTCCAGCCCATTGAATCCTTCTGTCTTAAAGCATATTCCAGGACTCATCTCCCCCACTTctgaaaatacaattttaacaaGCATTAGCAACGTAGCATCAGATGTGCTGAGCATATTGCAGGTGTCACCTTAACCTAACGAATGATTCAAAACACTGATATACATTCATCTTACAGTGCTAGTTGCACCTGTGCTTTACCAAAAAATGAATTCATTGTAGTCATCAAGTGCAGTCCCCGGGAAGCTGGACAGAACAGTAGATACTAAATGCCATTTACAATAAATCCTATATTCTTGTTCCAATCACATGAACTCCACATAATTAAGAAACCCTTGACCTTCTCCTGCCTCATGGAGTAGTGACAAAACACATATGACAAAGGGTTGATGCAGATACtgtttaaaaacaatacattcttgacattttaatgctaaAATGACTGAGACACACAATCGGCCACTCCATCCAACATACACAGAGATCTGGGAGCCAGCTAGTTTGAGCTAGCTCCACGGGAAGCGCTGCTACTATGACCTTAGGCAGTATAATATAGCTCTTCTGACacttatattttgtgtttgaaatgATGATATACCTCTATATTCTCACATTAGtaataaaaagtaattaaaacacACTCGAAATACAAACTGCCTCTATTATCGCCCCATCCATCAGCACTGATGTAATTTCTTGTTGCCATCTTCATTTGGTTGAAGGAAACATGTGAAAACTGTACTTTGCATTACACGTGATagacatgttttttaattttggaaTCAGGATTCATTGAGTCAGACACCCTGCCAGGCTTCTTAATTTACTTGTATTTTGGATTAAATTGGTGAATTTGTGACTGGATCAATGCAGAAgtctcaaatgtaaaaataattacacataCTATAAGTCACAAACTGGTGCCTCTTTcaaaaaattaatgaataaataaataatccaatGTGGAGATGGGCGATTGTAACATCTCAAATtgcacaaaacagaaacaagacaGAACCATGAAAccatgatgaagtgatgatccCTGTCGCCTTGCCAATTGACAAACTGATGTCTCATACTTTTTTTCTGCCAAAGCTTTAAACTTACTCTGGAATATATTGTTTCATGGATATAATACTGTAAATCTATTTTAAAATTTTTGggagtttattgtttattgtgtaAACTAACATTAGCGAGCAAGGGCACATACCAAGGATGGTGTCAGACTCTgctcctttctcttcttcccccctcttctctctgtaacATTGTTCATGAAGTGAAGATTTCCCaaccagctccagtcagcagtcaacatcacaatacataaacaaatgataaaGGAGGTCAGCTCtgtggatcgctgctgcagtcaggttgataaacaggagtgaataCACATTACTTTTTAATGCAGAAGGTTTAAAAGGCTGTAATTCACAATCTGTAATCTTAGCAGCTGAGTTTGAGCTTGACCAGGTACCAGTGTAATCCAACAGTCCTGTAATAAATCCTTGCTTCACTGAGGATATAATGTAGTGAAAGGCAAGGCACGGCGTAGGGTTTTCATCTAATATAGTCGATTGGCTACTTCTGCATATTTTCTATCATTTAGGTTGTGCACATTCTCAGATGCATTACGATCCGAAGGTTGGTGGTTCACTTCCACCCAGGGATGAGTTCATTTCACACTTCATGCATTGGGCTGTTGCTATAACAAGACCCGGCAAATCCTTCAGTTGAGCTGTTCTGTTTGTAGGATGACTTTCTGAGCGTCTCCTTCTTGTGCATTATACTGACAGGTCTAATGTCCAGATCATATATATCAACACAGACTAAACAAGGGAATCAACCACTCTTTAATGGTGCAGGTTCAGAGTAAGCTTCTGTTTCTTGtgggatgattttttttttttttttttttaaagatgattggtatttttttgctgtttgaCTTCAATGCTGAGGTTGCAGTTTGTATTGCTGCTGAACTGTATTAGATGTCTCCATACTGATTTTGCTCTTCTCTTcccttttatgttttattgacaTATGGTTTCACATTTAGGGGAATTATTGTGGAATAAGTCAGTTTTCTTTGAAGgatatatacaaatatttttcatgtattatCCTTTAAAAGTGAAACTTGAACACTTGACACTTGACACTTTACCGCTGGGTGGCAATAAGACATCGAAACTTGTCTGCTGGAAattaaacagaagaagaagaagcttgtTGGCGCTGTGTGATGACGTAGTGGACCTCAGAGAGTGACCGTGAGCTCTTTGACATGTTGGTAGCTGGAAAGGAAGCGTGCAGGCAGTAAAATGATGAATTTATCCGCGTTGGTGCACAACTTGAGATGCTCTTTGCTACACATTGAAAGCAGACTCTTGCAGGCGGCGGGACTAGACGGACAGCTGGGTGAGTTTACTGACCGGAGCCCTGGACGGTAGCTAAGCTAACGTAACTGCTAATCATGGATAAGCCCtgacatacacatacacagcgtgtctgtctctgttgtcattttaattttcaatttcatctaAAGTTTAAACTCGCTATATTTGCCTATTGATAAGAAGGTAACAATGTCTTTGCTGTGTGTAGCTCCAGCGCTGGCGGTGAATGGACCCAGTCTCCTGCCTCAGCTGAACAAGGAGGATgagctggaggagcagcagagccCGGAGCAGCCTCCTGGCCTCCTCGACGGCATCCTGTGGATGGCAGCGCCCAAGAAGAGACGCACCATAGAGGTCAACCGCACCAGGAGGAGAGATGAAAGCAAACTCCTGAAAGTCAAGGTACACTGATAAGAGCCACTCATGGATCCTCTCAAAGGGCCTTTTCAGCCCCTAACCCAACTATAACCATGTTTGTCTTACTAAGAGTGCCTCCTATCTGCACTGGTTGATTGGGAGTGATTAGCACAATGTTTGGAGACATCAGTTTTAATTAGAGCTTGGGCTCAGAGGTTTTTGGTTTGTGACATGC includes:
- the mrpl32 gene encoding large ribosomal subunit protein bL32m translates to MMNLSALVHNLRCSLLHIESRLLQAAGLDGQLAPALAVNGPSLLPQLNKEDELEEQQSPEQPPGLLDGILWMAAPKKRRTIEVNRTRRRDESKLLKVKNNIEPCLECGHLKQKHIMCGFCYAKVCKETGLIRQQIQAMESGPLRAPAVETVILYEGETPSQQDKDKRIVERPRKRPAWFS